The sequence agtataaaacatatttgtattcagacaatatttttatgtttatgtgaGTACTTTATGTATATTGGAGGTTCAAATttgttaatactattataaatcaattttgtaaacaatttgGACTAAATTGTGATAATATGTTGAGGGTCCAAATAAAGCTTACtttaaaattgtgtacatataaaggttttttttttatatatataatgtttaaccttatatacttttatattctgtatattttttttttagagtttatcattataattttctattttgtaaGTAATTGGTATGAATTCAAGAATctcttcttttatttttatttttaatattagtattattacaacTTTACTGCTTTGTatcaatatattgaaatatataagactatggtataaaatttaaatttttttaaatttattagtacattttaaaataacttttaaacataatataataattgttgatgtCAAcaggtttaaataatattagtatccaGTGGGTTatgtaaatgattaattatagtCAATAGATATTCTTATACATTTCTAAGTAattgaatttacatatttatttaaataaataaagtatatactgcttaatatgatacaattatcAAAGTTCACTTTTGGAACATTAACTAAAcatctatatggctatattataaaatttatttttttgtctggtTTAAAATTGTTAGGGCCGGCTTTAGATACAATTGACACGTGCAACAGCACAGGATGTTAAAATAAGAAGAAAGTGTGAGAGCCGAGaggtattataattagtatttgatCAGAGGGAGAGGCATCAAAATAATTCTTGCGCTGGATACTGAAAGAGTTAAAGCCAGCTCAGGAATTTGTCATGAACcattttaaattccattataaatcaaatattagtgATCATATTAAACATACAGTTTGAATTGTTAGAAACTTCTGATAACAAATAActattgttgttaaaatatttaaacttattaattttatttatataaaattagtagTTGAATTTacgtttcataaataatttgaatataaatttataataataatctaaataaatattgaataattaaattataattagtgtaTGCTACGACGCTACGTGTATAAGTACTTttgtgttttgtattattactgGTTAGCCATTAGGTATTCCCTTTTAAATTGACTATTTATTATGAAGTAAgagtttaatagaaaaataaatatttatttaatcgttttttttatgCCCACGACGACAATGGTCATTGAATGAAAATCAATTGTTTTTGCTAAGTAGAAGCGATTAAGTtgcagaataaaaaatttatcaataatacaatttattataaatttctaaaaaaaattgtatttgttaaagTTGACATTATAAAtggtttatatacatttaaatccattttgactatttaaactaatagttatataatataataaattatcaatcattgtgaatacattattttttattttttattgcatttaaacATATACTAGGGAAACAtctactaatttatataaatattctacattcatttttttctaaagcCAATTTTGATTACTTATTGCCAGTATTGACTTCAATAGTTATTGTCTACCTCAGATTATATGACCATTTATTGTTcccataatttttgaaaataaataatatttaaattttacataattttatatttattgtgaggaaaattgtaaaaataaaatatctataaatcaaTTGAgcttgtttttatttacactgTTTGATTAAATTTTGACTATACAGAATGTCTcatgaggatttacccattgcgatatctcctgaaacaatgactataatatttcatgttttaatttattttaatgttttgataaaaaagttaaaaaatatatttttgtttttatttaattattttcaaaaaattaaagataaccattttgtagagttcatttttctgaaaatattaacgtttcaaaacattttaatttcattaatcttctgatttttaatattttttctagttttgagAAATGCCGTACGGAGGTCAGCCGTACAAACACGGGGggccacatgtttgatacaataataccactatcgtattaaataatttgcagttttttttaccaacacattaaaataaattaaaacatgaaatattgtGGTTCTTGTCcctatgaattttattaaaataccagAATTACGAagtctccattatttcaggagatatcgcaatgggtaaatcctcatgGGACACTGTATACTAGTATTCATGACATGAATATACAGATAAAAAGAAATTTAGtgctacctatttaattattgaatattattatttttattatgaaagtTTTACTATTGAGACCTTGATTCTTAAGTAAGttctatagatatattttattattgaatatctaaaataaaatatgtactcgtatattatttataactaatatgatATAATCTAGAAGATAACACATGTTGTAGaatgttacaaaatattaaccaaTAAGAGAAAAACATGTATTCTAGCTAACCTTATTTAATTATGCATGTCATTAATGGGTGGTTTTAAGTTCTCTATTCAACATtgtaaactttatttattttatatgtattttgttagttttttcatgtatataattatgtatctaCTCCTTATACCATATACCATATACTTACTCATCCATttggaatattaaattgtatgttgactataaaaataagaaaataaaacctTATCCAATTActagtacatttttaatcaaaaatttaaaatacatgtttattatgaataatatatcatttgtaTAATAAGAACATATGTCGTACTAGCCAATTTAACTACCATAAGAAAACTTGAATTTTCATTAAGTGTTTAGTTGCCTTTTTCTTCGCATTGCATCAAGATAAAATTTTTGATCTTTTTCAAATTCGTCGTAATTTTTATCGTCTTTAAATGGTGAGTTGTTTAAGGATTTGACGGTCTTGTATTGTTGCAttcggttataatatattaggtataaatggtataatattaaacaacacaTCACAATGATCACGAAATAAATGATTTTCCTTGTAATTGATAAGTGTTTTAATCTcctgaacttaaaaaaaaaaaacaagcaaGTATTAATAGTTTActgataaattatcaaatattctaAGGACAGTATTCACTAAagttaacttttttataatatatgttaattattaacaaatcacaaatgcaattattttgtttttgtattagtcatttatttgatttttaaatatagccgtttaacgtatattttaaaggtataaataaataataataataactaatgaatGAAATTACcaaacaatgttttaaatttgtaaattttttcgacttcaatattttctagttacctattatatacttattttccgtaataatatgtgtactttGAATTGAATGAAATACTATACCTATCTATGAGTATCAactatttaatacctataggctataatggTCGGATAACCtcttatttactcataaatactATACTACATACAGCCTAAGTAAAGCTGGAAATCTATAAATAGATAGATAATAAATAGCGACGTTCTTTGTCGCGTTTTTCACAAGTTCGTGAAGTTAGCcacttaaattcataattttttattcaagtttttttaataactaactaaggaattatttataatcattgacCCAACATTTTTCAgtcaatcatataattataattatataatctaataattatccCTAAAAATTGAGTCAACAATGATacaagaaataaatttataggtGAGTGCATAAGTATAAGAAAATAGCTTCtctaactcaaaaataaaaacttaagtaTGCATAAGTCAATGCGTTGATTTCTAGCTAAGCTGCAGCCTAGGTCCAATGGTGGCTATGGAGGTAAGACAAATACGGCaacattttaactaaatttctagattaaataatgataaattttagCTCATcgatgattaaattaattttaaatcatttttaactgatttgttattttatttaaaaaatgattcagGAAAATGTTAGTTATAGTCTTATGGATGAGAATTATTTAGtcgaaaaattgattttttttttttaacttttctataaatataaacatattttgatgggttatataaaagttaaaattaaaatgagaatGTAATGACTcgcataaataatgtattagtgGTTAAAGTGGGCTCTGCTGATGCTTGAGCCTATATttcaggtatatatatacatatttatatataataaacaatccATCATGCCGTCATGCTTTGATTTcattcaataatttacaaaatactcaGATACACTTTCAGggcttaaaaattgtatactgtaGCATTGAAGGGTGCACTTTAAATTATACCTTTTTAAAACACATACAAATTCGGACACAGTTTTACGAATTCCATAAATCCACCTCTAAGTTTAAAGTTTTAGGTTGCAATTCTGCAAACTGCGCAAtgataattatgtacctatctacTTGAACTTgagtaaataagtttttataatattacttattacttagttttaaatgttttaatgattaatttaggAATTAAGAATGGTTGACCAGTAGATTTTGGATTTATGcttttacataggtacttatacatGTGCACAACATTTTTTAGCGGCCAAACTTCGGAAAACGTTATGAATCACGTCTATTTATCTAACTTCGTTATTAAAGGTAATTGGGAGGCGTGATTTACTGACTTACACgttttttatttgtagttataaattatcaGAAATTTTGCACAACATTTTTGTACAATCAAATACTTGTGAGTGATAAAACAATTAGGTTTCGAAGAattcagttttaatttaatatattgtaaataactgAAACAGCCGAACTTAAGTTGGAATCAATATCAATTCACcagtttaatgtaaataaaacgtaaatatttacaatagtaatattttaaattatttggattaataataaaaataagacattATTATTAGTTCACTACAGTCTGCAATACATCAACActtcgtaataataaaaataaataaaatttgttattagttttattatttattacaatacgtatagttatagtatatctAGTATGTTGAACATATTATCAcgttatataaactattttatttatagtttattaggtaccgtaaatataatatcgaaaatgtttataatattcaatgctCACCCATCGTACAATGATCGATTTATAATTGTGATGTTTTTTCTGACCACCGTTCAATTTTCCCACACTTAGTTGTAACACTGTATCTCTTGCTGAATTTGAGCTGCTCATATTGATAGATGTATTCAAGTTTGAGTGTTGTGTCTATAGGTAATTCAACAAGGATAGTGAATGGTACGTACTACGTATTACGTAACAAGTAtgtacgtttataaaaaatagtattcttACActtgtcatatatttttatgatataatacctAATGAGTATCTAATGAGTGAGTTAATTacagtaggtaataaaaaaaatgtttgaattatttttaaaattctgcGTAGAAAGTAATAATCATAAGCCCTGAACGTTATGGTCCCGATTTTAATaacatctaaataaataaaattaatacataaatcagTAAAATGTGTAAAACACCTGTATGATAGCgtatattttaggtaattaaaaaaaagtataaacaattgACAATTATctgtattaaaatcataaattaaatgtattggtAATAATTGTTGGTACTA is a genomic window of Rhopalosiphum padi isolate XX-2018 chromosome 4, ASM2088224v1, whole genome shotgun sequence containing:
- the LOC132928670 gene encoding uncharacterized protein LOC132928670, which translates into the protein MTSTQHSNLNTSINMSSSNSARDTVLQLSVGKLNGGQKKHHNYKSIIVRWFRRLKHLSITRKIIYFVIIVMCCLILYHLYLIYYNRMQQYKTVKSLNNSPFKDDKNYDEFEKDQKFYLDAMRRKRQLNT